A DNA window from Ranitomeya imitator isolate aRanImi1 chromosome 2, aRanImi1.pri, whole genome shotgun sequence contains the following coding sequences:
- the AJM1 gene encoding apical junction component 1 homolog: MTRTDPPDILLSTVYQDIKVTLNPYSPIPCSTAQCDSSMSSHRDVSQPPFNKRHCRSFDFLESLDDQVTNPPVMDNSHRGGHRRAGTPEPSSQPVVRRSTRTETQYTSQGMDTAKEASKEQRRRPRSKSAPRVKTTFTSVPIQMSSSQSPPPTSRRGREVTRASRETQKSVASPKREVTYAPTKVLMNEVHPIKLQPQRNNASRISPLCVSNNCMEDPHGGKPIASPHVRCRVDIKPDDAVIQHAAHTASKPCQTWGDAQHCTRQPGTPRSLAVPNARLMSVSRTPTPSDSYSVDPRMTHYACTPAGEMYAQDVRGIAYQSVASPRDFTQYTTRDCGQYISPTMPTAFYYADDDANFSQTIPIKSRGYYPRPYPDPGVPAHTYYADENTPRTYYIEDPRSYPIQEAPIRTFYGEDPRYYPPRSAPTKSLYADDPRSYPIQSTSSKLYFAEDIAKYSEREALSRTYPYPRNTQPLQFSEWYYPDQSPIPYQTIQMPTFPTHTTGREAMLSSWHASYSMNQQRLGTDSRNYSRSWDNILNTSGRKEDPLSRGRSYENLLCRERRALSPDDRRQPVVVNLSCSPKRYAALSLSENSIVEKVHTDGGSGGYTMGRSWFVTPEITITDNDLRANGVGRSERRSASWDVIDSGVSPPAYPAHASYATKEKLPSRSSRHRSLEQLDELIADLVIDYKPPSSRRPSEADALADQLRKLIKEDMIGIPRKSEAYGQMAHLLQNRPLKEQPTPTFPEFQRGQRRGPFPEVPVTSPHKPLEDCSPDLSADEDDLLTCSNAKCRRTETMFNACLYFKSCHSCYTYYCSRNCRREDWDIHKESCIYGRMGSVCRHVLKFCRENTEVHKAFSRIAKVGYLSRGRGVLFLGFPNPGSADNFLQLGLEGLLMSPTYLSLRELESYSDNLGEHAKELQIAGNQYDPEECFLLNVTVAVGQSGHDRLSARAHHVPTVRKYAKIALASSSPERKITKKEKDMETLILTPPPGTADLDKDGEEGRKAREVCFIHIQRELRIRGVFLRHEYPKIYQQLCEFVENNKRFTPTTIYPIDRRTGKQFMCMIMAASEPRTLDWVASPNLLDDIM, from the coding sequence ATGACACGAACCGACCCGCCTGACATACTCTTGTCTACAGTTTATCAAGACATAAAGGTGACGCTGAACCCATATTCTCCCATCCCTTGCTCAACTGCACAATGTGACAGCTCCATGTCTAGCCACAGAGACGTCAGCCAACCACCGTTCAATAAGAGGCACTGTCGCAGCTTTGACTTCCTCGAATCCTTAGACGACCAGGTAACCAACCCACCAGTCATGGATAACTCTCATCGAGGAGGACACAGGCGTGCCGGAACCCCAGAACCATCATCTCAGCCTGTGGTGAGGAGGTCTACCAGGACAGAGACTCAATATACATCTCAAGGAATGGACACTGCCAAGGAAGCATCCAAAGAGCAACGCAGGCGACCGAGGTCAAAAAGTGCACCTCGGGTCAAAACCACCTTCACGTCTGTCCCCATACAGATGTCTTCTTCGCAGTCTCCCCCTCCAACTTCGAGAAGAGGTAGAGAGGTCACCAGGGCTTCTCGAGAGACTCAGAAATCAGTGGCTTCCCCAAAAAGAGAGGTCACCTACGCACCAACCAAGGTACTAATGAATGAGGTGCATCCTATAAAATTGCAGCCACAACGCAACAATGCCAGTCGTATCTCACCCTTGTGTGTCAGCAACAATTGCATGGAGGACCCTCATGGTGGAAAACCTATCGCCAGTCCTCACGTGCGCTGTCGGGTAGACATAAAGCCTGACGATGCTGTAATTCAGCATGCTGCTCACACCGCCTCCAAACCGTGCCAGACATGGGGTGATGCACAACACTGCACAAGGCAGCCAGGCACCCCAAGGAGCTTAGCTGTGCCAAATGCAAGACTTATGTCCGTGTCTCGTACGCCCACACCCAGCGATTCCTACAGTGTTGACCCACGGATGACTCATTATGCTTGTACCCCAGCAGGAGAGATGTATGCACAAGATGTGCGAGGTATTGCTTACCAAAGTGTTGCTTCACCAAGGGACTTCACACAGTACACCACTAGGGACTGCGGGCAGTATATCAGCCCAACTATGCCCACTGCGTTCTACTATGCTGATGACGATGCCAACTTCAGCCAAACCATACCAATCAAGAGTAGGGGCTATTATCCCCGCCCATATCCCGACCCTGGTGTTCCTGCTCACACATATTATGCCGATGAGAACACACCCAGGACTTATTACATTGAGGACCCTAGATCTTATCCTATTCAGGAGGCCCCCATAAGGACGTTTTACGGTGAAGATCCCCGTTATTATCCTCCTCGTAGTGCCCCTACCAAAAGCCTTTATGCTGATGACCCAAGGTCTTACCCGATTCAGAGTACATCATCCAAGCTCTACTTCGCTGAGGACATTGCAAAGTATTCCGAAAGAGAGGCTTTATCCCGAACGTATCCCTATCCGAGGAACACACAGCCCTTGCAGTTCAGTGAGTGGTACTATCCAGATCAGAGCCCCATACCTTACCAAACAATACAAATGCCTACTTTTCCCACGCACACGACTGGGAGGGAGGCAATGCTTTCTTCCTGGCATGCATCATATAGTATGAACCAGCAGAGACTTGGGACTGACTCCAGAAATTATTCTCGGTCTTGGGATAACATATTGAACACGAGCGGGCGCAAGGAGGACCCATTATCACGAGGGCGCAGCTATGAAAACCTGTTGTGCCGCGAGCGACGTGCCTTATCTCCAGATGACAGACGTCAACCTGTCGTTGTTAATCTTTCTTGTTCTCCCAAGCGCTATGCTGCCCTCTCACTCTCGGAGAACTCAATTGTAGAAAAGGTGCATACGGATGGGGGTAGTGGGGGGTACACAATGGGACGTTCATGGTTTGTCACTCCAGAAATCACCATAACAGACAATGATTTACGAGCGAACGGAGTGGGAAGGAGCGAGCGGCGTTCGGCCAGCTGGGATGTGATCGATTCTGGAGTCTCACCACCCGCTTACCCAGCACATGCCTCCTATGCTACCAAAGAAAAGTTGCCAAGCCGGTCCTCGAGACACCGTAGCTTGGAGCAGCTTGACGAACTCATCGCAGATCTGGTCATAGATTATAAGCCGCCATCCAGTCGTCGACCCAGTGAGGCCGATGCCCTGGCTGATCAATTGAGGAAATTAATTAAGGAAGACATGATAGGGATACCAAGGAAATCCGAGGCGTATGGACAGATGGCGCACTTGTTACAAAACCGACCTCTCAAGGAACAGCCAACTCCTACATTCCCCGAATTTCAAAGAGGTCAAAGGAGGGGGCCGTTCCCTGAGGTGCCAGTGACAAGTCCCCATAAACCCTTAGAggactgttccccagacctgagcgCTGATGAAGATGACCTACTGACGTGCTCTAATGCCAAATGCAGACGCACAGAGACAATGTTCAATGCCTGCTTGTACTTCAAGTCCTGCCATAGCTGCTACACGTATTACTGTTCCCGTAATTGTCGACGGGAAGACTGGGACATACACAAGGAGAGCTGCATCTATGGCAGGATGGGCAGCGTCTGTCGCCATGTGCTTAAATTTTGCAGAGAGAACACTGAGGTGCACAAAGCCTTCTCTAGAATCGCCAAGGTTGGTTATTTGTCCCGCGGGAGAGGGGTGCTCTTCTTGGGTTTCCCTAACCCGGGATCTGCAGATAATTTCCTGCAACTTGGTCTGGAGGGTCTGCTCATGTCTCCCACCTATTTGTCTCTACGGGAGCTTGAGAGTTATTCAGACAACCTTGGAGAACATGCCAAGGAGCTTCAGATAGCAGGCAACCAATATGACCCTGAGGAATGTTTCCTGTTGAATGTAACTGTGGCTGTGGGACAAAGCGGGCATGATCGACTATCTGCCAGAGCCCACCACGTCCCCACCGTCCGCAAGTATGCCAAAATAGCCTTAGCCTCTTCTAGTCCTGAAAGGAAAATCACAAAAAAGGAAAAAGACATGGAGACCCTCATTCTTACCCCGCCACCAGGCACTGCTGACCTGGATAAGGATGGAGAAGAAGGGAGAAAGGCCAGGGAGGTTTGCTTTATACATATACAGAGGGAGCTGCGGATCAGGGGGGTCTTCCTTCGACATGAGTACCCTAAGATCTACCAGCAACTTTGCGAGTTTGTGGAGAATAATAAGAGGTTCACCCCCACCACAATTTACCCCATTGATCGAAGGACTGGAAAACAGTTCATGTGCATGATTATGGCAGCTTCGGAGCCCAGGACTCTTGATTGGGTGGCAAGTCCTAACCTCTTGGATGATATCATGTGA